The Bacillus alveayuensis genome contains a region encoding:
- a CDS encoding H+ antiporter protein (product_source=TIGR00900; cath_funfam=1.20.1250.20; cog=COG0477; pfam=PF07690; superfamily=103473; tigrfam=TIGR00900; transmembrane_helix_parts=Inside_1_11,TMhelix_12_34,Outside_35_43,TMhelix_44_66,Inside_67_85,TMhelix_86_108,Outside_109_141,TMhelix_142_164,Inside_165_224,TMhelix_225_247,Outside_248_261,TMhelix_262_284,Inside_285_290,TMhelix_291_310,Outside_311_313,TMhelix_314_336,Inside_337_356,TMhelix_357_374,Outside_375_383,TMhelix_384_403,Inside_404_425), which translates to MDIFQNRNFVKLFFAALSSQMGTTIGNMAFAFYLLDHFSEQPYYATLAELMYSLPTIFVFFLVGVVADRLDRKKVAENCDWIRAILTIFFFFALFTNSLPLMFLILFLRSAVTKFFFPAETSLVQGILRKDQFATAAGLNQMLFSMFMVFGVGLGALTYNWIGIHGAIFIDAVSFIISALLIRACNIPQAARLPNGRPKWKDLNMKSTLTDFKVGIQYIIRNRLLSLIIFGFFVFGFIQGSFAVLPIFTMKYELAPAHYEAYASYFAISLGVGLLFGSVISTWLANKMNSYVLFIFPILMTSILVLLLGLTSNAWTFFILSFFIGMCIGPVNVVIGDWMPKIVQPNFMGRVSGWIDPIMMFSQSLTLGCITVLFPKVVSNVDLIYYGIAAVILAVFIFYAVLLPKKEAEVYTFSTQKNKEVYKAN; encoded by the coding sequence ATGGACATCTTTCAAAACCGCAATTTTGTTAAGCTTTTTTTTGCTGCACTTTCTTCACAAATGGGGACAACCATTGGAAATATGGCCTTTGCTTTTTATTTGCTCGATCATTTTAGTGAGCAGCCTTATTATGCAACATTGGCCGAACTGATGTATTCATTGCCAACGATTTTTGTCTTTTTTCTTGTTGGAGTTGTAGCAGATCGACTCGATCGAAAAAAAGTTGCTGAAAATTGTGATTGGATTCGTGCCATATTAACCATTTTCTTTTTTTTCGCCTTGTTCACAAATTCTTTACCGCTTATGTTTCTTATTTTATTTTTGCGAAGCGCTGTGACAAAGTTCTTTTTCCCCGCTGAAACGAGTTTAGTACAAGGGATTTTGCGAAAAGATCAATTTGCCACAGCAGCTGGGCTTAACCAAATGCTATTTAGTATGTTTATGGTCTTTGGAGTAGGATTAGGTGCTCTAACGTATAACTGGATTGGCATCCATGGTGCGATATTCATTGATGCGGTCAGTTTTATCATATCAGCATTACTCATTCGTGCATGTAACATTCCCCAAGCAGCACGACTACCAAATGGCCGTCCAAAGTGGAAAGATTTAAACATGAAATCAACACTCACTGATTTTAAAGTAGGGATTCAATATATCATTCGCAACCGGCTGCTTTCATTGATTATTTTTGGATTTTTCGTGTTCGGCTTTATTCAAGGCAGCTTCGCTGTTTTACCAATCTTTACAATGAAATATGAATTAGCTCCCGCTCATTATGAAGCTTATGCATCCTATTTTGCAATTAGTTTAGGTGTCGGACTTTTATTCGGAAGTGTCATTTCAACCTGGTTGGCCAACAAAATGAATTCATATGTTCTATTTATTTTTCCAATTTTAATGACAAGTATTTTAGTGCTTTTATTAGGGTTAACAAGTAATGCTTGGACCTTTTTCATTTTATCTTTTTTTATCGGAATGTGTATCGGCCCTGTTAATGTTGTCATCGGTGATTGGATGCCAAAAATTGTTCAGCCGAATTTTATGGGACGTGTAAGCGGCTGGATTGATCCAATTATGATGTTTTCTCAATCATTAACTCTTGGTTGCATTACTGTATTATTTCCGAAGGTCGTTTCAAATGTGGATCTGATTTATTATGGGATAGCTGCGGTTATTTTAGCTGTTTTTATTTTTTATGCGGTACTACTACCGAAAAAAGAGGCAGAGGTGTACACTTTTTCTACGCAAAAGAACAAAGAAGTATATAAAGCGAATTAA